In Nicotiana tabacum cultivar K326 chromosome 17, ASM71507v2, whole genome shotgun sequence, one DNA window encodes the following:
- the LOC142171482 gene encoding proteinase inhibitor type-2-like, whose product MAVHKVSFLAHLLVLGMSLLLVDAKACTKECGNFAYGICPRSQGSPEDPICTTCCAGYKGCNYYNANGTFICEGLSDPKNPNFCPQFCDPDIAYSKCPRSEGETIINPTGCTTCCSGYKGCYYFDQDGKFVCEGESDEPKSCTTECDPRVASISCPISGLVKLNQECINCCNAGKGCELYDNDGSLICTGGEPQTAA is encoded by the exons ATGGCTGTTCACAAAGTTAGTTTCCTCGCTCACCTACTTGTTCTTG GAATGTCTCTACTACTTGTTGATGCCAAGGCTTGTACCAAAGAGTGTGGTAATTTTGCCTATGGGATATGCCCGCGTTCACAAGGAAGTCCGGAGGATCCCATATGCACCACTTGTTGCGCAGGCTACAAGGGCTGCAACTATTACAACGCCAATGGAACTTTTATTTGTGAAGGATTGTCTGACCCCAAAAATCCAAACTTTTGTCCCCAATTTTGTGATCCAGATATTGCCTATTCAAAATGCCCGCGTTCAGAAGGAGAGACGATAATTAATCCCACGGGATGCACCACCTGTTGCTCGGGCTACAAAGGTTGCTACTACTTCGATCAGGATGGCAAGTTTGTTTGTGAAGGAGAGAGTGATGAACCCAAGAGTTGTACTACGGAATGTGACCCTAGAGTTGCTAGCATAAGTTGCCCGATTTCTGGATTGGTAAAGCTTAATCAAGAATGCATCAACTGTTGTAACGCAGGCAAAGGTTGCGAACTCTATGATAATGATGGATCTTTAATTTGTACTGGTGGGGAGCCTCAAACCGCTGCTTAA